CCGCAAGGCGTTCGGCGACCACGTCGTGCTCGACGACATCGATCTGACCGTCGACGAGGGGGACGTGTACGCGCTGCTCGGCCCGAACGGGGCGGGCAAGACGACGATGGTCAACATCCTGTCGACGCTCATCAGCGCCGATGCCGGCGAGGTCCGCGTCGTCGGCCACGACCCCATGCGCGAGCCCGAGGCGGTGCGCGCGGCGATCGGCGTCACCGGGCAGTTCTCCGCGGTCGACAACCTGATGACCGGCATGGAGAACCTGCTGCTCATGGCGGACCTGCACCACCTGGACCGCCGTCGGGGAAGGCGTCGCGCGGTCGAGCTGCTCGAGCGCTTCGAGCTGACCGACGCCGCCGAGCGCGCGCTCGCCACCTGGTCCGGCGGGATGCGGCGCCGGCTCGACCTGGCGATGACCCTGATGGGAACGCCGCGCCTAATCTTCCTCGACGAGCCGACCGCCGGGCTGGACCCTCGCAGCCGCCGCACCATGTGGCGGATCGTCCGCGACCTGGTCGCCGGCGGCGTCACCGTGTTCCTCACGACCCAGTACCTGGAGGAGGCCGACCAGCTCGCCGATCACATCGCCGTGCTCGACGGCGGACGCCTGGTCGCCCACGGCACTGCGGCCGAGCTGAAGCGTCGCGTTCCGGGTGGCCACGTCCGTCTGCGCTTCACCGCCCCCCGGGACCTCGAGGCGGCCGCCCGCGAACTCGGCGAGGTGGTGCGCGACGACGCGGACCTCGCGCTGCAGGTGCCCAGCGACGGCAGCCTGCAGTCCCTACGGGCCCTGCTCGACGACCTCGACCGGAACGCGATCGCGGTCGACGAGCTGTCGGTCCACACCCCCGACCTCGACGACGTCTTCCTCGCACTGACCGGCAGCGCCACCCAGCAGGAGGGCCCGCGATGAGCGCCATGTCCCACGCCGTCCGCGACTCGCGGACCATGTTGCGGCGCAACATCCGCCGCATGGTCCGCTATCCCGCTGGGCCGGCGTCCACGGTCGCGGTGCCGTTGGTCGTGCTGTTCCTGTTCGTGACCGTCTTCGGCGACACGATGGGCGCTGGCCTCGTGGGCGCGGCCGGGGGCCGGGGGGACTACCTGGAGTACGTCGTCCCTGGCATCCTGCTGCTGTCGGTCGCGGGCGCGGCCCAGGGCGCCGCGATCTCGGTGGCGATGGACATGACCGAGGGCATCATCAACCGCTTCCGCACCATGGCGATCTCCCGGGGGGCGATCCTGGCGGGCCACGTGCTCGGCAACCTGCT
This portion of the Euzebyales bacterium genome encodes:
- a CDS encoding ATP-binding cassette domain-containing protein, with translation RKAFGDHVVLDDIDLTVDEGDVYALLGPNGAGKTTMVNILSTLISADAGEVRVVGHDPMREPEAVRAAIGVTGQFSAVDNLMTGMENLLLMADLHHLDRRRGRRRAVELLERFELTDAAERALATWSGGMRRRLDLAMTLMGTPRLIFLDEPTAGLDPRSRRTMWRIVRDLVAGGVTVFLTTQYLEEADQLADHIAVLDGGRLVAHGTAAELKRRVPGGHVRLRFTAPRDLEAAARELGEVVRDDADLALQVPSDGSLQSLRALLDDLDRNAIAVDELSVHTPDLDDVFLALTGSATQQEGPR